GCCGCCGAATCTTCCGAGTTGCTCACTTCGTTCTTCCGCGGCCTTCGCGCCCAACGATCCGGTTTCTGACAATTGCTCTCTTCTGCCATTCTGCATCTTTGCCGCTCTTCCCATGCCCGAACTCCCCGAAGTCGAGCGCACCCGCCTCTCTCTCGCGCCGCTCATCGGCCGCACCATTTCGCGCGCATCTCTTCTCCGCGCCGACATCTGCGATTCATTTTCCCCCCGCGGCACGCCAACAAAGGCATCCCCGCGCAGCCTCCTCCAACACGCCCGCATTTCCTCTCTCTCCCGCCGCGGCAAGCAGCTCGCCGTCATCGCCTCCGACGGCCGCACGCTCTGCATCCAGCTCGGCATGTCCGGCCGTCTTCTCCTTCTTCAATCCGACATCCCACATCCGAAATCCGACATTCCCCCACACACCCACGCGCTCTGGACACTCGACGACAACTCCCAACTTCTCTTCATCGATCCGCGCCGCTTCGGTGGTCTCTCCACCTATCCATCCGAACGCGCGCTCCTCCAACACCGCTGGTCCACGCTCGGGCCCGATGCACTCACACTCTCCGCGCGCGATCTGGCCCACGCCTGCGCCGATTCACACCGCCCCATCAAGTCACTCCTCCTCGATCAATCCGCGCTCGCCGGCGTCGGCAACATCTACGCCGATGAATCTCTCTTCCGCGCCCGCATCCACCCCTCTACGCTCGCGAGCACGCTCACAAACTCGCAACTCGCCGCCCTCGCTCGCGCCATCCGCTTCATCCTCGCCCGCGCCATCACCGCCGGCGGCAGCACGCTCCGCAATTACGCCGACTCGAACGGCCGCGCCGGCACCGCTCAACTCCTTCACGCGGTCTACGGAAGAGTCGGGAAATCCTGCACCAATTGCAACGGCTCCCTCGCCTCCAGCCGACTCGCCCAGCGTGCCACCGTGTTTTGCCCGCTCTGCCAGCCCCTGACATGAATCCGCGGTGAATTCACGCCCGCCCGTCTCCCCACCGTCAAGCCGGTCCCCAACAACGTTTCCACATGCAAACCTGATCTCGAGCGACCATCCCGTGAAAACGTTCTCGTGATCCGCCTCATCTGCCGGAGTGAATCCCTCTCTCTCTTTGAAAGAGAAGAAACTAATAGTCGTAGAGACAAGCGCTGGCGCTCCGTGGATGATTTCCACAAGCATCACGCAAGTCTCGCGATTCCATAGCTTTGCGCGCCAACGACACACCTGCACAACGTGTCGTTTCCGTGTCGCTCGCGCTGTCCGGCGCGCGTTTCAATCGGTCGCTCGCTGTCGCTTGTGCAGAGTCACACCCCCAACTCTGCTCAATCGCGCCACAACCCGGCGCGTTCTCCACACTCTTTCCACAGGTCCTGTCGCTTCCGCCCCGGTCGCTTCATGAGAGCTTCTTAAAAGTCCTCAAATCAAAGTACTTGCGCGCTCTCCAAATGAAAAGTGCCGCCCTTCCGAGCGGCACTTCGTTCATTCAGCACTCTTCCTTACCGCCCCGAGATGATCAGCTTCCGGCTCACCGGCGTCTGACCCGTCAGCGTGTAGAACCTGTTCTCGTTCAGCACGGGCAAGCCCATCGCCGTCGCCTGCTTGAGCAGCTCGTTGTACTTGTTCACCGCACGCTCCAGCCGCACATACTCCTGCACGACTTCGATCGGCTGATCGACACCCGGCCGCGGCGGCAGCACCGGCTTCTCCCCCAGCACCAGGAAGTCCACGTCCCCTTCGAGATCATCCTGCACTTCGCCGCCCCAGCTCGTCACCATCGCCGCGATATCGGTGCGCCCCGACGCCGTCGGGTTTCCCGTGCCCTTGGTGTCGAAGTTTCCGAAGATCACAAACTTGTAGACCTTCATCGGGTCGAACACCGCGTTCGCGATCACGTCGCCGGTCACGATCGGGTTGCCCTTGGTCTCTTTCACGATCCGCGCCGTGCTCGAATCCTGCCCGACGTTGATCACCTCGATCTGCGCCTTGCCCGGCTTGTAGTCGCCGTTCTCATCCATCTTGATCGAGTTCGCGTCGTTGTAGACGGCAAACGTCATCCCGATCACGACCTTCTGCGTGCGCCCGACGTTCAGAAACACCTGCCTCTGACCCGCATCGACGCCGATGATCGCGCCGTCCACCAGCGCATCTTCCGACGTCCCGCGCGCCGTCGTCTTGCTCCGCTCGCCGCGCAGTCGCGCCAGCTGGTCCTCGAGAATCAGGCTCCGCTGCTGCAGATCGCTGATGCGTCCGTTCAGGTCAGTCTCGCGCGCCTTGGCCGCGGCCATCTGGCTCTCAAATTGCTTCTCCGCCTGCATCCGCACGTTCTCAATCCCGCTGCGATACTGGCTCAGTTCATCCTTATACGTCCCGACTTCCTTGTTCAGCGCCGCGAGCGTTTCGTTGTGGCGCTCCACGATCCCCGCCACGCGCTCCTGCTCGTTCTTCAGATCCGTCTGCGCCGCCAGCCGCGCCGCCTCGACCTGCTCCACCTTCTGATTCAGGTCGTTGATCTGCCCCGCGCGATCCTGCGCCAGCCGGAGCAGCGGCGCGTTGTTCGCTTTCGATGACTCCGCACGCGTCTGCTCGAGCAAACGCTCGACCGAGTCGTTCGCGTTGCCCGTGATCGCCGCGGCAAGATCCTTGTTGCTCTTCACGAGATACGCGACCAGCGACTGGTTCTGCGCCTTCTTCGCCGCCTCCACGATCTGGCGGATGTCGTCCTGCTGACGCTCGCCGTCGCGGATGAAGTCGCGGATGCCGACCTTCGCCTCGTTCAATTCGCGCTGCGACTGGTTGTACTTCCCGTACAGAACCGCCGACGTGATGAACAACCCAAGCGACGCCAGCCCCAGAAGCGTCAACGCCACGCCGACTCCAACACTCGTGCTCGTCCGGCTCGCCATGAATCGATACTCCAGTCAACGCCTTCCCGGCGCCGTTCAATTGAACAAGTTCGTCCTGCCGCCGGCTCAAGGCCGCCATGCAGGGCCGCAAGTCTACCCGCCCTTCCCCTTTCGCACCCGCCCCGGGTCGCGCACCAAACCTCGCCCCCTTCATCGCCTTCCCGAGCCAGCTCTCTCTATACGACATTCCCCGCGCTCCGGCTCGCACAATTCCCAAAGCCACCTCCCGCGGCTGGCAAACCGAAGAGGCAGGGCGTGGTCTTCTCTCTCCATCGCTTTTTACTCTTTCTGTCCGCCATCCCCCGGTCCCGCGCTCACACCCTCACCCTCCCCACGCTCCTCTCTGTGATTCTCCCCCTCACCTTCTCCTCCAGCGCCAAAACCTTCACCGGACACCCCGGCCAGTCGTTTTTCCAGCACACAACAAGGTCACACCCCTCCGGATCGTGATCGAACCGGCTGCTCAAAAACTCAAACTCGATCCGCACCATCCGCCACTCCCCTCCCACTTTCCGATGCGCCACGCAATCCGGAAACCGCGTCCCGATCCGATCGATCACAAACCCAAGCTCCTTCGCCATCTCCCCAAACAGCGCAACCACGCCCTGCTCGTTCACCGGTTCCGTCCCCATCGCCCGCCCCAGCAGCGGCATCCCGCGCGCCGCCTCCGTTTTTCTCTGCCGCCTTCTCCACCCTTTCGCCGTCCTCTCCCACACCACCCCCGCCGCACGCTCCAGATCCCGAAAACTCCCAAAAAACGCCTTCCACCGCGGCATTTCCGCCTCAAACTCCTTCCGCGTCGGCCTCCGACTCGTCATCGAAAACATCAGCCAGTACTGCGCCAGAATCTCCCGCGAACCCGCCATCCCGTACCGCCCATCCACCTGAGCCCGCGGCACGCGCTCAAGCACCTCCTCCCACGACCCAATCACCGGCTCGCGCCAAATCTTCTTCTCTCGCACAACTCCACCCGAAGACTCCGCGCTCCTTTCCGAATTCTCGGCCGGACTCTCCCTTTCAATCCGCGATAACTCCCGCGATCCCGCACACCTATTCATCACGCCGCTCATCACACCGCCCGCTTCGCCGCCTTCAACACAGCCCAATTCCTGCTTTTCCATTCATCCCACTCCACGCGGCGTCCCGCGGCATCCGCCGCGCTCGACGCCAAATTCCTTGTTTCACAACGCGCATCCCGCGAAAACATCCGGCCCAGGGCTCAATGCCGCCAAAAACCGGGCACGGACTCGCCTAAGCGACCAACCCCACCAGTTTACCAAAATAGAAACAAGACCGCAAGTTAATTTTTTGAGATTCACATCCCTTCCTCTGGACGAAAAGGGGCTTTTTTCCGCGCCAATCCGCCATCCCACATCCAACATTCCTCGACCCCTATCTGCATCGCAGAAACAAACGAAGCGCTCCGTCGCTCTCCTCCGCGCGCCACCTCCCCGTCTCACTTCTCTCGCCCGCAACGCCGGCGCGCGTCCGTTGCCAGATTCGCCAATTCCGAAACCCCCTCCCGGAGGGAGGGGGCAGGGGGTGGGCGTATTGCGTTTCTCTTTTTCGCCCCCGCTTCCGCGGCAGCGAAAAAGGCCACGCGACAAGTTTCTCCCATCCGCCATCCCACATCCTCCACCCCAGTCTGCGAAGCGGGAGAGTGTGGCGACAGCGGACACAATCCGTGCCACCAATCGCGGTTCCTCCGCGATTGGTGCTTCACGCTCGACACATCCAATCGCGCGCCGCTCTCACTTCTCCTCTTCCCCAGCCCACAACGCGGGCGCGCGTCCGTTGCCAGATTCGCCTATTCCGAAACCCCCTCCCGGAGGGAGGGGGCAGGGGGTGGGCGTATTGCGTTTCTCTTTTTCGCCCCCGCTTCCGCGGCAGCGAAAAAAGCCACGCGACACGCTTTTCTGTCCGCCAGAAATACACGCCGTGTCCGAGCCAGTCGTACGCGTTACTGCTCGGCTTGAGCACCGACTTGCCGGCAAACACGGCATCCGCGACCGCTTTGTCGCAGCCGTGAAAGCCCAGTACGAAAGATGGAAGAACGTCGTACACGGTTTACCGGTACGGCTTGGCGAGCGACTTTCCGCTCTTCGTCAGAATCCCCGCTGCGACCAGAAATCTGATCGAGCGTTTCTTAGACTTGAGAACCTTCTTCATGACCTTCTTGGATGCACGCAAGTGCTCCTCAACCATTGCATTGTGGTGTGCCTTGGGTTTGGTCATCGTCGTCGTCATCGGCGGAACTCCTGCAGGGAATGATACGAGATCCGGCCTCCAGTGGTTTTTGGATTCTCGGACCGATTTTATCGCCTGCGCTGGTTATTCCTCACCCTCTTCTTCATCCATGTCCCCGTCATCCGCCACCGCCTCACCCGACGAGGCCACCGGCTTCCCCATCGCAAGCGAAACCTGCCCGATCAACAGGGCCCGCCTGCTCTCGATAAAACCATCAAAGTCATCGAGCCGAAGGTCCTTTGGTTCAATGAAGTGCGTGTCGAGAATCTTGTCCATCGCCGCGTCGTCCAATCCGACCGATTTATGCGTCTGTAGCTGCTCCAGATAATCCGAAGGCGCTTTCTTCCCCACCATTCTGTTCGCCTTGTACGAAATGGCGGTTTTGTTCAGAATCGAGTTGTAACGACGGGGGGGGAATCGCGTTCTCTTCACACCACTTCTTCGGGAAGATGTGGTGAATGTCCAGCTTGCATTCATCCCAATCGGATTCATCAAGATCTCGAATCGTCGTCTTCCAGAAAAAGTCCTGCGCTCCATTCCGCTGCACAAGCACGCTGATCCCTTTGTACGCCGCGCTGTTGCGAGACCGTAGTGTGTCCAGTCGCTGCGGCTGAAAACTCGCGTCCTGCACCGTCGCGGGCAAATCCGCTCCACCCGCGATCCAGTCCGTCATCTCCTGCAAGTCGAGCGCAAATCGCGACTCCACCGCACCGCCATAAAGCTCCCCAAGCACGCCGCACCAGAACCACCGACGAAGCTTGTCCAGCACCTTGGGCTCGAGCCAGCGCTCATCCAAGAGCGCGAGAATCGTTGCGAGCGGCACAAGCTGTGTTCGATACGGCAAGTCACGCGTGGAAAAAAAAGACTCCTTCCGTAGAAACTTGGCCGCCAGTTTGAATCCTTGCTCGAGCGGACTCTTCCACTTCTTATACGCAGCCAGCGGAAGATCGAGCACCGACTCTCGCTTCGCACTCACGCCCGTCGCCTGGTTTCCCGTCTTTCCTGCCGCGATGTCGGCTTTGCGCAGTTCGTAGGTGTGCAGCAGTGACAGCCCCTGCAGAAAATCCGTAGGTTCACCAACGCAATCAGGTCCACCAGTTGCCGCCCGCCGCCCCCGGTGGCTCTTCCAGGAGCCCCCTCCCTGAGGGAGGGGGTTGGGGGTGGGTTCACATCCGTGCCCGTCGCGATCATGTCCACTGTCACCGCAACCCGCGGCATGTACGAATTGCGAAACTCGTTGAGCAGTTCCTCCGGCTTCTTCCCCGTCGACTTGCTCGTGATCTTCTGACAGAAGTCATTCCCCTTGCCAAACTCCTCGCGGATGATCCGCGTCACATCGTCCGCGTGTAAATCGGTCTTGGCGAAGACCAGCGTCTTCGGACACTCCGTGCGTCCCGGGAAGATCTCCGGCAGCCGTTCCTTGAACGTGCGCAGCACCAGCCGAATCTGGCTCTCGTTCACCACTTTCGCCGCCGGATCGATGGCGTTCTTCCGCAAGTGCTGAACGCCGAACTCTTCGGTGAACTTGTACTGGTTGTACGGCGAGGCAAACTGCTGGAACTCATTCAGCGTCTGCTTGCCCAGGTTGTTCCGGTCCACAAGAAACAGCACCCGCTTCGCTCCGCCGAACTTGATCAGGCGGTACGCAATATTGCACGCCGTAAATGTCTTCCCCGCGCCCATCACCATCTGGATGAGCGAGCGGGCATGATCGTTCGCCAGTGACTTTTCCAGATTCTGAATCGCCGCGACCTGCTTCTCCCACAATTTCGACGTATCAAGCGCCGGCATCTGCCGCAGGTTCGCACGCAACTGCCTCTCAAGCCCCGCGAGCCGAATCAGTTCCTCCGGCCGATGAAACGCAAACACCTCGCGACTCCGCGGCTCCGGATCCAGGTTGCTCGTGAACTGCGTCACGGTTCCCGTTGATTCATACGCAAACGGAAGCGCTGTTCCGTCCGGCGTCCACCGCGGCAGACCAACCGGCAACCCCGAAAGATACTTGGAAGATTGAAGCTCAACCCCCTTGAGCGTGTGCCCCTCGGGCTTGGCCTCCACCACACCAATTACCCGCCCATCCGCATAAAGAAGGTAATCCGCAAACCCCGTCTTCAGCGGAAACTCCCGCACCGCGACCCCAGGCCCCGCCCCGATGTTCATTTCGGAATGGTCCTGAACAATCCACCCGCACTCGCCGAGCATCCGGTCAATCTTGTCGCGCGCAAGTTGTTCCGGTGTTGTGTTGCCCAAGTTCCAAACTCGCCCACACATCAGCAACTCGGCACAAAACAGCAACCCCGCTCCATGTTTGGCCGCCGCGCTCTCCAAACGTGTCCAGCCAGTCTAACACGCAAGGCCCCATTCTCGCCCACCTTTCGACCAGTCCTGGCCCCTCTGCTATTCTGCTCCCCCACCACTCAAAATCATTTCCCCACCCCCCACCCCCCACCCCCCACCCCCCACCTCCCCACCTCCCCACCTCTTCACCTCTTCACATCCGACACCCCGTCCCCGGCGCGCACAATTCCCCTTCTCTGCCTTACCGCCTGTCTTCTCTTTTTCTCCCCCTGTCTTTCCCAGTGCCTAGTGCCCAGTGCCTTTGCTCTTCCCCGCGTCTTTCTCCGTGTTTCCCCGTGGTGCTTGGTGACAATCCGCCTCTGAATCCTCCCTCTGTCCCTTTGTCCCCTGCCCCCTTGCCCCTTCTCCCATGCCCACCCCCATCTCCATCCGCGGCATAACCAAAGAATTCCCCGCAATCGGAGCCGGGACAGCGGGCGGCACAACCCGCGCCGTTGACAACATCTCCCTCGAGATCGAAACCGGTGAACTCTTCTTTCTGCTCGGCCCTTCCGGCTGCGGCAAAACCACCCTCCTCCGCATGATCGCCGGGTTCATCGACCCGACTTCCGGCACGATCCTCTTCGGCTCGCGCGACGTCACCCACCTGCCGCCCAACCAGCGCAACACCGGAATGGTCTTCCAGTCCTACGCGCTCTGGCCGCACATGACCATCGAGGCCAACGTCGCCTTCGGGCTCGATGTGCGAAAAACCCCTGCAAATGAGGCCAAAACACGCATCGACGAGGCCCTCGCCGCGGTGCGCATGTCGCAGTATTCCAAGCGAAAACCGAACCAGCTCTCCGGCGGACAGCAGCAGCGCATCGCCCTCGCCCGCGCGCTCGTCATCCGCCCCGATGTCCTTTTATTAGATGAACCGCTCAGCAACCTCGACGCGAAACTCCGCCTCGAGCTCCGCTCCGAAATCCGGCGCATCTGCAAAGAGAGCGGCATCACCACCGTCTACGTCACCCACGACCAGAAAGAAGCGCTCAGCATGGCCGACCGCGTCGCCATCCTGCGATCCGGCCGCGTCGAACAACTCGGCACACCCGCCGATCTCTACAAGCGCCCCCACTCGCGCTTCGTCGCCGAATTCCTGGGCGAAACCAACATCCTCGAAGGCACCGTGATCTCTATTTCAGAAACCCCCTCCCCGATGGGAGCGAGGGCAGGGGGTGGGCAGGTTTTCACCGCAACACTCGAAACCCCCGCCGGCAAACTTGAAGGCTCGATTCCGCCCGGCCTCACACCACCAAAGCCAAACTCCCGCGCACTCCTCTCTATCCGACCAGAATCCATACACATTTCAGAATCAGAACTGAAACTACCGCCACAATTCCAAGGCAAGCTCACCAGTGCAACCTACCTCGGCGAAGTTGAACAAGGCCACATTCAGGTCGGCGCCGCCAATCTCAAATTCCTGAAGCTTTCCAATTTGGCGCAGCCCCTACACGCCGGCGATTCGCAAGTTCCGGTCTCGATTTCCGATGCGATCGTCCTTCCGCTTTCCGATTCAAACTCGGGAACCTGATTTCCAAAATCGCAATCACGCCCGAGTCGATCGAAACCGGATCTGCCGATTCAATGCGTGTTCCTCAAGGAACACCCCCACCAACTGAGCCAGGGCCTTCGGTCGGACATCCGATTTTTCGGCGTCACTCCATTTCACCCATTGAAATTCAAGATGCTTTTCCTTGGCCTTGATTTTGTCTGGCGCGTGGACTGAAAAAACGAGCGAGTACTCGTGCCGCGATTTATTGTCCTGTTTGAAAAAGTGTTCGTGAATGAAGAGCAGTCGCTCGACCTTCACTTTTTTGCCTGTTTCCTCGAGGAATTCGCGCTCGATGGCTTCCGCCGCGGGCTCGCCGGGTTCGATGTGGCCGCCCGGAAAGTACCAATAGTCAGACTTCTTGTTTTTGCAGAGCAGGACCTGGCCATCGCGAACGGCGATGCCGCGGGCGAGCAGTTCGATTTTTTTCGCGGCGGATCGGTTCCATTTGGGCATGCGGTTTCACCTTTTCGGTTCACGGATCAATTCAGTGGTCCATTCATCGGGCGCGGTGGGTTGATACGATGTTGGTAGAATCGGGGCGGTTCGAACGGAGTCGATCATGAGCAATCACACGGAAGTTTCGAAGGTTCGCAAATTGGGTAGGGGTTTGTCTGCATTGCTGCAAACTCCTGTGGCGATTGAAGTTGGGTCGCAGGGGACACCTGCGCGGGGTGTTGCGACTGCCGCGGCAGCCGTTGTGGGGGAAGGCGCGGTGCGCGGCGAGGTTGCGCGCGAGGCGGCTTTGCCGAGTGCGCGAAATGAAGGAAGCGCGGTCGGAAGTGGTGGGGGTGGTGGAGTTGAGCACATTTCGGTTGAGTCGATTCGGCCGAGTCCGTTCCAGGCGCGGCGGATTTTTGATGAAGCGCCGTTGCGGCAGCTCGCGGATTCGATCCGCGGCGCGGGCGTGATGCAGCCGGTGATCGTACGGCCGGGGAAGACCAGCAACGAGTTTGAACTTGTTGCGGGTGAGCGGCGCTGGCGCGCGGCGAAGATTGCGGGGCTTGCGCGGGTGCCGGCGATTGTGCGGGAGCTTGGCGATGAGGATGCCGCGGAGTGGGGGCTGATTGAAAACGTGCAGCGTGAAGATCTCAACGCGATGGATCGCGCGCACGCGCTGCGGATGATGAGCGAGCGGTTCGGACTTTCGCATGCGCGCGTGGCGGAGAAAGTCGGACTCGAACGCGCGACGGTTGCGAACCTGGTGCGCCTGACTGAACTCGAGCCTGAAATTGCGGAGCTTTTGAGCGCGAACGCATTGAGCGCGGCGCACGGAAAAGCCCTGCTTTCCATGCCTTCCGGCGCGGAGCGCGTGCGCATCGCGCGTGAAGCGGCGCGGGGCGAGTGGCCGGTTCGGAAAGTTGAGGCGGAAGTGAAGCGCGCACTTGCGGAGGGTGACACGAGCGCGGCAAGTAGTGGGGCGGCCGAAGCGGAAGGCGGAAATTTTGGTGGGCCGATCGATACGAAGCGCGCGGTTGCGATCGACCTGGAACGCAGACTCGGCCAGCAATTGGGAACGAAGGTCTTCATTCAATCCGGAAAAGAAGGAAAGGGGAAGATCGTCCTCGAGTTCTACGGGCTGGATCACTTCGACGCGCTGCTCGCGAAGATGGGACTTCGCTAGACCAGACTATCTTCGTTGGCGCCGATTGTGGACTTGTTGTCTCGGTCGCCGACGCAGATGCGTTGTCGTCGCAACGGAGCGTGCGCGCGGCGTTGGGTATGAGCCCGATTCCGGAATCTTGGAAAGCTCGACGCCAATCGCCCCCGGCGGAGTCGCGCACGGTGCTCGGTAAACCGCTGTCATTTGTGGAGATACGCCATTTGCGCGTCGTGTCAAAGGCGATCATCGCCGGGTGGGGAAGACACCCTGTCACATCATGTGAACAGGAATTCGAAGGAGATGTTCGGAATTTGGTCTCTTGTTTCGGGCGCTGGAATTGCGTCATTTTTGTGAGTTTTACCCGCTCGTGGCCGCACGAAATCCACAATGTTGTGGATTTTGGTCCAAGAATTAGTTATGTTCTCGGGGATTGGGGGGGAACGTAGAAAGCGCGGGCGGGGGCGCGGCAGCGTGGGTTGCCGCGGCACACGTGTTTTCTGACGAAAGGTAATTGACGAACATGGCGAAAAAAGCAAGCGGCAAATTGTCCACGATGTCTACTGCGGAACTACAGGCGGAGATTCGCCGTCGCTCCGGTCGGAACAAGGCGCTGCAGCGCCGGTATGAGAAATTGTCTGCAAAGATGGAAGCGCTGCGGAAAGAGATCGCGGCATCGGGGGGCGCGGTGGTGGGGGGCGGCGGGCGCGCAACCAATGAACTCAGCCTCGTCGATTCGCTCAAGAAGGTTCTGACCGGCAAGACGCTGGGTGTGAGCCAGGCGGCGGACGCGGTGCTCGCGACGGGATACATGACGACGAGCCCGAACTTCCGCACGATTGTGAATCAGACGTTTATCAAGCATCGCAACAAGTTCAAGAAGGTGAGCCGCGGCCGGTATACGGCGGTGTGAGCTGGACCGACCAACTTGTTTGGAGCAAGGGCGCCGAGGAGAGGCGCCCTTTTTTGTTAGAAGGGTGGCGGGGGGAGAATTCCGGGGGCAAAGGGGCAAAGGGGCAAAGGGGCGGAGAGACGGAGAATGGAATTGGCGAGAGCAGAATTCAGAAGATGTTGAACACGGAGCACCACGGGGAACCACGGAGAAAGACACGGAGGGGGAGGTGAGGAAGTGAGGAGGTGAAGAGGTGAAGAGGTGAAGAGGAGAAGAGGTGAGGAGGAGAAGAGGTGAGAGGGATCGCGGCGAACCGCGGCGCGGAGTATGGCGAAACTTGACTGGGTGGCGGTGAAGAAGGGGCGGGCGTGATGGAAGTGCGATGTCCGCGATGCGGGTATGACCAGACGGGGGTGATGAGCGCGTGGCGCGAGGCGTGCCCGGTGCAGGGACGGTGTTCGGAGTGCGGGCTGGACTTTTTGTGGTGTGATGCGGTCGCTCCGCCGCGGTGCGAAGGGCTGGTTGAGCACGCGACGACATTTTGGCGATGGTCGTGGTGGGGGGTTCGGACATTTGCGCGCACGTGGCGACCGATGCGCTTTTGGAATTGGCTGCGGATGGAGTATCCGCCGCGGGTGTGGAAGGCGGTGGTGTGGTTTGTGTGCGCGATGGGGATTTTGGATGTTGCTATCGCGGCGATCATGCTTGCAAGCGTGGCCATCAGCCAGTGGCGCAGTGGCTGGCGATCCTTTGCCGAGGCGCTCGACAACGCAGTCACCCAGACGATGCGGTGGGAGACTTGGCTCTGGTGGGTTCCGACGCGAATCGATGAGCCATATTGGAATCGGCCGCGTCTCGCAGCCGCGCTGTTGCGATTGGAGATCGGGCAATACCCATGGTGGCTCTTGCCAACACTGATGACGTTGTGTGTTGCACCGCTGATGCTTGTGGTGCTTCCATGGACGCGAGCGCGTGCGAAAGTTGAGTTGCGGCATGTTGCGAGATGGCTCGTTTACAGCCAATCGCTCTGGCCCGTGGCCTTCGTGTGGTTTGAGGCGATCTACCTGGGCTATTGGCTGCAATCCAGCGCGGCGCGTCCGACGTTCTCGGCGACATCTGGGTTTTCAGATCCGGAAGAGACGCTCTGGTGGCAACTCTTGGACTGCATCGCCTGGCCGATGGAATCGGAGTGGATTGTGCCGCTGGTGCTATTGGCGTGGCTGTGCCGCTGGAACTGGTGCGCGCTCAAGTTCGGGATGCGATTTGAAAAGCCGGCGGCGCTGTGGTGGGCGGTGATGGTGCCGACGCTTTTGGTCGGCGCGATCGTGGTGATGCTGCAGGCGGTCGGGCTTGGGATCTTGCTTCCGGGGTTGGCGTGAGGGGTGAAGAGAGGTGTCGAGGGGAGATTCAGGGGCAAAGGGGCAAAGGGGCAAAGGTGTCAAGGTGTCGAGGTGTCAAGGTGGGGAGGTGCCGAGGTGGGGAGGAGAAGAGGAGAAGAGGTGAGCAGGTGATGAGGGGGCGCTATCAGGTATTGCACGTCTGGCAACGGACACGCGCCCGCGTTGCGGGCGGAGAAGGAGCGCGGGAGGATTTGAGGATGCGGTCCTTTGGTTGTAAATCTGCCCACCCCCATCCCCCTCCCTCCGGGAGGGGGTTTCGG
The DNA window shown above is from Phycisphaeraceae bacterium and carries:
- the mutM gene encoding bifunctional DNA-formamidopyrimidine glycosylase/DNA-(apurinic or apyrimidinic site) lyase codes for the protein MPELPEVERTRLSLAPLIGRTISRASLLRADICDSFSPRGTPTKASPRSLLQHARISSLSRRGKQLAVIASDGRTLCIQLGMSGRLLLLQSDIPHPKSDIPPHTHALWTLDDNSQLLFIDPRRFGGLSTYPSERALLQHRWSTLGPDALTLSARDLAHACADSHRPIKSLLLDQSALAGVGNIYADESLFRARIHPSTLASTLTNSQLAALARAIRFILARAITAGGSTLRNYADSNGRAGTAQLLHAVYGRVGKSCTNCNGSLASSRLAQRATVFCPLCQPLT
- a CDS encoding DEAD/DEAH box helicase family protein; this encodes MNIGAGPGVAVREFPLKTGFADYLLYADGRVIGVVEAKPEGHTLKGVELQSSKYLSGLPVGLPRWTPDGTALPFAYESTGTVTQFTSNLDPEPRSREVFAFHRPEELIRLAGLERQLRANLRQMPALDTSKLWEKQVAAIQNLEKSLANDHARSLIQMVMGAGKTFTACNIAYRLIKFGGAKRVLFLVDRNNLGKQTLNEFQQFASPYNQYKFTEEFGVQHLRKNAIDPAAKVVNESQIRLVLRTFKERLPEIFPGRTECPKTLVFAKTDLHADDVTRIIREEFGKGNDFCQKITSKSTGKKPEELLNEFRNSYMPRVAVTVDMIATGTDVNPPPTPSLREGAPGRATGGGGRQLVDLIALVNLRIFCRGCHCCTPTNCAKPTSRQERRETRRRA
- a CDS encoding ABC transporter ATP-binding protein, which produces MPTPISIRGITKEFPAIGAGTAGGTTRAVDNISLEIETGELFFLLGPSGCGKTTLLRMIAGFIDPTSGTILFGSRDVTHLPPNQRNTGMVFQSYALWPHMTIEANVAFGLDVRKTPANEAKTRIDEALAAVRMSQYSKRKPNQLSGGQQQRIALARALVIRPDVLLLDEPLSNLDAKLRLELRSEIRRICKESGITTVYVTHDQKEALSMADRVAILRSGRVEQLGTPADLYKRPHSRFVAEFLGETNILEGTVISISETPSPMGARAGGGQVFTATLETPAGKLEGSIPPGLTPPKPNSRALLSIRPESIHISESELKLPPQFQGKLTSATYLGEVEQGHIQVGAANLKFLKLSNLAQPLHAGDSQVPVSISDAIVLPLSDSNSGT
- a CDS encoding NUDIX domain-containing protein, which encodes MPKWNRSAAKKIELLARGIAVRDGQVLLCKNKKSDYWYFPGGHIEPGEPAAEAIEREFLEETGKKVKVERLLFIHEHFFKQDNKSRHEYSLVFSVHAPDKIKAKEKHLEFQWVKWSDAEKSDVRPKALAQLVGVFLEEHALNRQIRFRSTRA
- a CDS encoding ParB/RepB/Spo0J family partition protein, with the translated sequence MSNHTEVSKVRKLGRGLSALLQTPVAIEVGSQGTPARGVATAAAAVVGEGAVRGEVAREAALPSARNEGSAVGSGGGGGVEHISVESIRPSPFQARRIFDEAPLRQLADSIRGAGVMQPVIVRPGKTSNEFELVAGERRWRAAKIAGLARVPAIVRELGDEDAAEWGLIENVQREDLNAMDRAHALRMMSERFGLSHARVAEKVGLERATVANLVRLTELEPEIAELLSANALSAAHGKALLSMPSGAERVRIAREAARGEWPVRKVEAEVKRALAEGDTSAASSGAAEAEGGNFGGPIDTKRAVAIDLERRLGQQLGTKVFIQSGKEGKGKIVLEFYGLDHFDALLAKMGLR